A single window of Bordetella genomosp. 11 DNA harbors:
- a CDS encoding SDR family NAD(P)-dependent oxidoreductase: MPESMAGTVAVTGGSRGIGAAISIELARAGFNVACLSRSGALPDPSSLDEADRHRLAPMRCDVTDTGSVARTFKAIPDLFGTEIVGLVNNAGIHLHGPSATFPLADFEQVMRANTSSVYIVSQAAYPYLSASPSTLIVNIGSFYDKLGVRSNAAYCASKAAVGALSRCLAVEWARDGIRVLNVAPGYVETDLNRDALNQGPLESFLKKRIPRGEHGQAADIGRLVAMLYRLPGHFLTGETLYVDGGQGIAL, from the coding sequence ATGCCTGAATCCATGGCCGGTACGGTCGCCGTAACGGGCGGAAGCCGTGGCATAGGCGCCGCGATCAGTATCGAACTGGCCCGCGCCGGCTTCAACGTGGCGTGCCTGTCCCGATCGGGCGCCTTACCCGACCCGAGCAGCCTGGACGAGGCCGATCGCCACCGTCTGGCGCCGATGCGCTGCGACGTGACGGACACCGGTTCGGTCGCGCGGACTTTCAAGGCCATACCGGACCTGTTCGGCACGGAGATCGTTGGCCTCGTGAACAACGCTGGCATCCACCTGCACGGTCCATCGGCCACCTTCCCGCTGGCCGATTTCGAACAGGTGATGCGCGCCAATACATCGTCGGTGTACATCGTCAGCCAGGCGGCGTACCCCTACCTGAGCGCATCCCCGAGCACCTTGATCGTCAATATAGGCTCCTTCTACGACAAGCTGGGCGTACGTTCGAATGCCGCCTATTGCGCTTCCAAGGCTGCGGTAGGCGCGCTGTCCCGTTGCCTGGCAGTCGAGTGGGCACGCGATGGCATACGCGTCCTGAATGTCGCTCCCGGCTACGTGGAAACCGACTTGAACCGCGATGCGCTGAACCAAGGTCCTCTGGAAAGTTTTCTCAAGAAGCGGATTCCGAGGGGCGAGCATGGGCAAGCTGCGGACATCGGCAGGCTGGTCGCCATGCTGTACCGATTGCCGGGCCACTTCCTGACCGGCGAGACACTATACGTCGACGGCGGCCAGGGTATCGCGTTATGA
- a CDS encoding 3-hydroxyacyl-CoA dehydrogenase family protein, protein MNYEIVQAGESRSFPGPHAFLQQASANAQNIVYLGADAGKAYAENITRQIPGFVAIELGTECLGVHTGEDRGLEGSNVVGFARFRLGDADPSPLVELVRQPGTRVEAIEAAKAAFQSAGLVVAVCNDFPGRIVDRLIRPYFNAALRRLDEKLAIAQDLDKTLCLGLGYPEGPIELLQRTGLHHHFQITQALYEALGQEAYAPARRARVAAERSRADAVRP, encoded by the coding sequence ATGAACTATGAAATCGTCCAGGCCGGTGAAAGCCGTTCGTTTCCAGGACCGCACGCATTCCTGCAGCAGGCATCGGCCAACGCGCAGAACATCGTTTATCTGGGCGCCGATGCCGGAAAGGCGTATGCAGAAAACATCACGCGCCAAATCCCCGGCTTCGTTGCAATCGAACTGGGCACGGAATGCCTCGGTGTACATACTGGAGAGGATCGGGGACTGGAGGGCTCGAATGTAGTCGGGTTCGCGCGCTTTCGCCTCGGGGACGCCGATCCCAGCCCGCTGGTTGAGCTGGTCAGGCAACCCGGCACGCGGGTGGAAGCAATCGAAGCGGCCAAGGCCGCGTTCCAGTCGGCGGGACTGGTGGTCGCTGTATGCAACGACTTCCCCGGCCGTATCGTCGACCGCCTGATACGTCCTTACTTCAATGCGGCCTTGCGGCGCCTCGACGAAAAGCTCGCCATCGCGCAGGACCTCGACAAGACCCTGTGCCTGGGACTGGGCTACCCGGAGGGTCCCATCGAATTGCTCCAGCGCACTGGACTGCACCACCACTTCCAGATCACGCAGGCTCTGTACGAGGCGTTGGGACAGGAAGCGTATGCGCCGGCGCGACGCGCGCGCGTGGCGGCTGAGCGCTCGCGCGCGGATGCGGTCCGGCCATGA
- a CDS encoding 3-hydroxyacyl-CoA dehydrogenase, giving the protein MTSIRTVGIVGAGAMGRGIAQIAAQAGLTVKLHDQDPIAIEAARQYLRETFERLTEKGKINAADGVAALARVMPCEAIEALGDCEVVIEAIVERLEVKRELVSRLETILGQDAVIASNTSSLSITAIAAIARYPGRIAGFHFFNPVPLMKVVEVVDGQSGDPETGDRLMALARHLGHVPVRCKDMPGFIVNHAGRGMNIEGLKVAQEGVAGFPDIDDIMREQAGFRMGPFELMDLTGLDVSHPVMESIYNQFYQEARYRPSPLTALRHAGRLFGRKTGAGFYAYPNGQKSTPAAQVAPATRPRSVWVSRVSARGHARTVQLLGTLGVFPETGSRPSPDALILVTPLGLDATTAALAEGLDATRVVALDTLLPLEVGRRRTLMTTPMTGAAVREAAHGLFAADGTPVTVVRDSAGFVAQRILACIVNIACDMAQQRIGTPADIDLAVRLGLGYPQGPLGLGDTVGAGEILEVLRNLNNLTGDMRYRPSPWLWRRAGLGLSLLTQEN; this is encoded by the coding sequence ATGACATCCATACGCACAGTCGGCATCGTCGGCGCAGGCGCCATGGGCCGCGGCATCGCGCAGATCGCGGCGCAGGCTGGCCTGACTGTCAAACTGCACGATCAGGACCCGATCGCGATCGAAGCCGCGCGTCAATACCTACGGGAAACCTTTGAACGGCTGACGGAAAAAGGAAAGATCAATGCCGCGGACGGTGTGGCCGCGCTTGCCCGCGTCATGCCGTGCGAAGCGATTGAGGCACTTGGCGACTGCGAGGTGGTGATCGAGGCGATCGTGGAGCGGCTGGAGGTCAAACGCGAGCTGGTCTCAAGGCTGGAGACGATCCTGGGTCAGGACGCGGTCATTGCCTCGAACACGTCGTCGTTGTCCATTACGGCCATCGCCGCCATAGCCCGATATCCCGGGCGTATTGCCGGTTTCCACTTCTTCAATCCGGTCCCACTGATGAAGGTCGTGGAGGTGGTCGATGGGCAATCGGGCGATCCGGAAACCGGCGACCGCCTGATGGCCCTGGCTCGCCACCTCGGCCATGTACCCGTACGCTGCAAGGACATGCCGGGATTCATCGTGAACCATGCCGGCCGGGGGATGAATATCGAGGGGCTGAAGGTGGCGCAGGAAGGCGTCGCGGGATTCCCCGATATCGACGACATTATGCGCGAGCAGGCCGGCTTCCGCATGGGCCCATTCGAGTTGATGGATCTGACGGGCCTGGACGTGTCGCATCCCGTCATGGAATCGATCTACAACCAGTTCTACCAGGAAGCGCGCTACCGGCCATCTCCCCTCACGGCATTGCGCCATGCCGGCCGCCTGTTCGGCCGCAAGACTGGCGCAGGATTCTATGCCTACCCTAATGGACAGAAATCCACGCCTGCCGCGCAAGTCGCGCCGGCAACTCGGCCGCGCAGCGTCTGGGTAAGCCGCGTGAGTGCGCGCGGCCATGCCAGGACCGTGCAACTGCTGGGGACGCTGGGTGTCTTCCCGGAGACGGGATCGCGTCCGTCGCCAGATGCCCTGATCCTGGTCACGCCGCTGGGGTTGGATGCCACCACGGCCGCGCTGGCCGAAGGCCTGGACGCAACCCGTGTCGTGGCGCTGGACACCTTGCTTCCCTTGGAAGTCGGCAGGCGCCGTACGCTCATGACGACGCCGATGACGGGCGCGGCGGTACGCGAGGCCGCCCACGGACTGTTTGCTGCCGATGGCACGCCCGTTACCGTTGTCCGCGACTCCGCCGGCTTCGTCGCGCAACGGATCCTCGCCTGCATCGTCAACATCGCCTGTGACATGGCACAGCAGCGCATCGGTACACCAGCGGACATCGATCTGGCCGTGAGGCTCGGGCTGGGATATCCACAGGGACCGCTCGGACTGGGAGATACCGTCGGCGCTGGCGAGATCCTCGAAGTACTGCGCAATCTGAACAACCTGACCGGCGACATGCGTTATCGACCCAGTCCGTGGCTGTGGCGTCGGGCTGGGCTGGGGCTGTCGCTGCTGACGCAGGAAAACTGA
- a CDS encoding acyl-CoA dehydrogenase family protein, with product MNMLEKLDAQLPLSSEERMLLDSVKDLCCDHIAPRAAGHDRTAAFPWENVNAINRLGLNAMFVPESYGGAQLSFTSYLACVREISKACAATGIIWATNFHAIKPLIEYGSAEQKARLLPRIANGGLASLAITEPSAGSDATGMLTRFHAEGDHIIVDGGKTFITNGDVADLYLVFGKWSGIDDPKRAISVLILEKGTEGLRVLGTEHKMGMRASSTASLAFDGCRVPRTNLIGSPGDGLSILFGSLNRSRPSVAAHALGIARAAFEDAVDYINERRQSGKRILEFQGVQFMLSDLATELALCEAWLWRVGAMVDAGETDFGIEASLLKQRASDAAMRITTDAVQLFGGYGYCSEYRVERLMRDAKITQIWEGTNQVHRQLIGRSFLKR from the coding sequence ATGAACATGCTCGAGAAGCTGGACGCGCAGCTGCCTCTCTCTTCCGAAGAACGGATGCTGCTCGATAGCGTGAAGGACCTGTGCTGCGACCACATTGCGCCGCGGGCAGCCGGCCATGACCGCACCGCCGCTTTTCCCTGGGAGAACGTGAACGCAATCAATCGGCTTGGCTTGAACGCCATGTTCGTGCCGGAGTCGTACGGTGGCGCGCAACTTTCGTTCACCAGCTATCTCGCCTGTGTCCGGGAGATATCCAAAGCCTGCGCGGCCACGGGCATCATTTGGGCGACGAACTTTCATGCGATCAAGCCTCTGATCGAATACGGAAGCGCGGAGCAGAAGGCTCGACTGCTCCCCCGGATAGCCAATGGGGGCCTGGCGTCGCTGGCCATCACGGAGCCGTCCGCGGGCTCCGACGCCACCGGCATGCTCACGCGCTTCCATGCGGAAGGCGACCACATCATCGTCGATGGCGGAAAGACCTTCATCACCAACGGCGACGTGGCCGACCTTTACCTGGTCTTCGGCAAGTGGAGCGGAATAGATGATCCCAAACGCGCGATATCGGTACTGATACTGGAAAAAGGCACCGAAGGCCTGCGTGTACTCGGCACCGAACACAAGATGGGCATGCGCGCCTCGAGCACGGCCAGTCTGGCCTTCGACGGCTGTCGCGTGCCGCGCACCAATCTGATCGGCAGCCCGGGCGACGGGTTGAGCATTCTGTTCGGCTCGCTGAATCGCTCGCGCCCTTCCGTGGCGGCGCATGCGTTGGGTATCGCGCGCGCGGCATTCGAGGACGCCGTCGATTACATCAACGAACGCCGGCAATCGGGCAAGCGGATCCTGGAATTCCAGGGCGTCCAATTCATGCTCTCCGACCTGGCGACCGAGCTTGCGTTGTGCGAGGCGTGGCTGTGGCGCGTAGGTGCCATGGTGGACGCGGGAGAGACCGACTTCGGCATCGAGGCCTCCTTACTGAAGCAGCGTGCCAGCGATGCAGCCATGCGTATCACGACCGACGCCGTGCAGCTCTTCGGTGGCTACGGCTATTGCAGCGAGTATCGGGTAGAGCGGCTGATGCGCGATGCCAAGATCACGCAGATATGGGAAGGCACCAACCAGGTACACCGCCAGTTGATTGGCCGGAGTTTTTTGAAGAGATAG
- a CDS encoding CaiB/BaiF CoA transferase family protein, whose translation MTQPLAGVKVLDFSTLLPGPLCSLLLAEAGADVIKLERPDLGDEMRTYDPKLGEDSANFVLLNRGKQSIAIDLKSESALAQLTPAIEEADILIEQFRPGVMERLGLGYTALAQTNPRLIYCSITGFGQRGARSREAAHDLNYVAATGMLALTSGGDGAPSLPPALIADIAGGAYPAMINILLALMQRERTGRGLHIDVAMADNLFTLQYWGLASGALGVWPGTGTNLVTGGSPRYQIYRTADDAFLAAAPLEDKFWEAFVGIIGLDVSTLSRMPPSAAVEAIATAIAAHTAAYWEDRFAGRDVCVTRVVDLRDALHTAHFQERGLFKYAVVAPDGTEVSALPVPLNEEFRHACRVRRAPVLGEHNSLLERHSAS comes from the coding sequence ATGACGCAACCATTGGCCGGCGTCAAGGTGCTGGATTTCAGTACCCTGCTTCCGGGACCGCTCTGTTCGCTGCTGTTGGCTGAAGCCGGCGCCGATGTGATCAAGCTGGAACGACCGGACCTAGGTGACGAGATGCGGACGTACGATCCGAAGCTGGGAGAAGACAGCGCCAACTTCGTGCTGCTGAACCGCGGAAAGCAGTCCATCGCCATCGACCTGAAGTCCGAATCCGCCCTCGCCCAGCTCACACCGGCGATCGAGGAAGCCGACATCCTGATTGAACAGTTCCGGCCGGGCGTCATGGAACGGCTTGGACTTGGGTACACCGCGCTGGCGCAGACCAATCCACGCCTGATCTATTGTTCGATCACGGGATTTGGCCAGCGAGGCGCCCGCTCCCGGGAAGCCGCCCATGATCTGAACTACGTCGCCGCGACCGGCATGCTCGCGCTGACCTCCGGCGGCGATGGGGCGCCATCGCTCCCGCCTGCGCTCATCGCTGATATCGCCGGTGGTGCCTATCCGGCGATGATCAACATCCTGCTCGCGCTGATGCAGCGTGAACGCACAGGACGGGGTCTGCACATCGATGTCGCAATGGCGGACAACCTGTTCACGCTGCAATACTGGGGACTCGCCAGCGGTGCGCTCGGCGTGTGGCCCGGTACCGGGACGAACCTCGTCACGGGGGGTAGTCCGCGCTATCAGATCTACCGCACCGCCGACGATGCCTTCCTTGCAGCGGCACCCCTGGAAGACAAGTTCTGGGAAGCCTTCGTCGGGATCATCGGACTCGACGTCTCTACGCTTTCCCGGATGCCGCCATCCGCCGCCGTCGAGGCGATCGCGACCGCGATCGCCGCGCACACCGCCGCCTACTGGGAAGACCGATTCGCGGGTCGGGATGTCTGTGTGACTCGCGTGGTTGACCTGCGCGACGCCCTGCATACCGCGCACTTCCAGGAACGCGGCCTTTTCAAGTATGCCGTCGTCGCACCGGATGGTACCGAAGTATCCGCTCTGCCCGTCCCCCTGAACGAGGAATTCCGTCACGCCTGCCGCGTGCGGCGTGCACCGGTACTGGGCGAACATAACAGTCTGCTGGAAAGGCATTCCGCATCATGA
- a CDS encoding 3-hydroxyacyl-CoA dehydrogenase family protein encodes MTNIRTVGVAGAGTMGAGIAIVAARAGFRTIVFDARQDALDRAREQTAAFLQKSEERGKLPPGGAKAALEQWEGTTQIDDLCVCDIVIEAIFEDLSVKHQLFAKLNDICPEPTIFASNTSTISISEIAGGSGRPDRFVGMHFCLPAQLMKLVEMSPGLVTSGDTFQAAWAFAQAMGQKPVATQDTPGFILNYFLIPFNNDAIRLVEQGVSEPADIDIAIKTALGYPMGPLELLDLIGLDTQKLLCEAMHSLTHEPRAACPPLVRRMIAANRLGKKTGTGFHAYGNTKMFGA; translated from the coding sequence TTGACGAATATTCGAACTGTCGGCGTGGCCGGCGCCGGCACCATGGGCGCCGGCATCGCGATTGTCGCGGCGCGCGCGGGCTTCCGAACTATTGTGTTTGACGCCCGGCAGGATGCGCTGGACCGGGCGAGGGAGCAGACCGCAGCCTTCCTGCAGAAGTCCGAGGAGCGCGGCAAGCTCCCTCCGGGTGGGGCGAAGGCGGCGCTCGAACAGTGGGAGGGCACCACCCAGATCGACGACCTATGCGTCTGTGACATCGTCATCGAGGCGATCTTCGAGGACCTCTCCGTCAAGCACCAGCTTTTCGCGAAACTCAACGATATCTGTCCTGAACCGACGATCTTTGCCTCGAACACCTCCACGATATCCATCAGCGAAATCGCGGGTGGCTCGGGAAGGCCCGACCGATTCGTCGGCATGCATTTCTGCCTGCCCGCGCAGCTGATGAAGCTCGTCGAAATGTCACCAGGGCTGGTCACCTCTGGCGATACGTTCCAGGCGGCGTGGGCGTTCGCGCAGGCCATGGGGCAGAAGCCAGTCGCCACGCAGGACACTCCCGGTTTCATCCTTAACTACTTCCTGATTCCGTTCAACAACGATGCCATACGCCTGGTGGAACAAGGCGTATCGGAACCCGCTGATATCGACATAGCGATCAAGACCGCGCTGGGATATCCGATGGGGCCGCTGGAACTCCTGGACCTTATCGGTCTGGACACGCAGAAGCTGCTATGCGAAGCCATGCATAGCCTGACTCATGAGCCTCGTGCCGCTTGTCCGCCTCTGGTGCGAAGGATGATCGCGGCCAATCGCCTTGGCAAGAAGACCGGCACGGGGTTTCACGCGTACGGCAACACCAAAATGTTCGGAGCCTGA